The Deltaproteobacteria bacterium genomic interval GCAACTTGTAAAGGAGGCCCAGATGCCAAAAACAGCATTGAAGGGGTAGATGGTGGGGGCGCATGAGGTCCCGATCGGCGCCAATGGGGTCGGGTTCCTGATCTCTCTCGGACTCGCCGTCTGGATGTTCAAGGTACAGAAAGGGTAGCTGGTTGTTGACAAGGGCCCCTCCGCGGCATACCTTCAAACCTCAAAACAGGAGCTCTTGTGAAAACTTTTCTGAAGTTATTCATGGTGGGTGTCAGTTCTCTTTTTCTTTCCTGTATGGTGAGTACCCCTGACACAAACACTCCCTCAACCTCAACCCCAACCCCAACCTGTGCCAAGGGGGATATCTCCTGCTATTTGGAAAATATCTATATCATTGGTCCGGATGGCAAGAATGTCCCCATCGTGATCATTAAAAGCGCTGTGGCGCCGACCTCCACCTCAACGAGTAACCCATCCCGCACCCCTCGATTTACGAGGATTAATGGGAAGACCATCACCACCACCACGACAACAACGATTACCTTCGCGTCACTCACCGATACTTTGGAATCATCTCCCTTTAATTGGACCTTTGATGACCCCACCGGATGCACCCCGGGGCTTTGCTTTAGTTGCCCCCCGAAGGCTAAATGTGCCAGCATGGCTTGCACTCGTGGGACTGTGGGCGATGGCAAGTTGGTTGGGTCTGTTATTAATTCGGTAGGGTATAAAACTGAACCGGCAGAGACCACCACAACGGACACTCTTGATTTACAAGTCCAACCGGTTGTGGGCCAGGATGCCTCCGGTAATTGTACAGACCCTATTGATGACACGACGGATCCTGAAAATCCGGTCTTGGCCAGTACCGATCTTGTGGGGGACCCCGTGGAGACAACAACAAACATTGTTGGAGCCGATGCCCCCGGAGGGGCTAATACTGGAAGTGGGGGAAGCAGTGGTGGTAAAACTGTCCCTTCCGGGGGGACGGTCAGCACCAGTTGCAGTGCCTCGGGGAGTCAGTCGGGATATTCAGGAGGGACTTGTCAGTCGGTCAACTCGGTCTGTGGGGGGACAACGCTCTCGGCCTGTACCATTTATGATTCCAAGAATAATTGTACCGGGGCTTATTACATCGTCAATGGTGTGACCTTTCCCTGCGCGAGTTGTAGTTCTTGTGAGGCCGCCGCTCAATTGGGGGCCAATTACTGTGTCTGCTTGATAGCAGGCAATTAGTTCTTACTTTGTACTGGTTAACTCATCATCTTCAGCCCCAGCCCGATAGCGAGCAGGCCGCAGAGAACACTCAAGACAATATTCAGCGAGGCGAGGAAGAGTTCGTGCCTTTGGAACAGATAGATTGTTTCCAGACCAAAGGCGGAGAATGTCGTGAAGCCGCCCAAGAGGCCGGTAAAGAGAAAAATCCGGGTCTCCGGGCCGAAGAGATCCTGCTTTTCCACAAGACCGGCGAGCAGGCCGGCGGCGAGACAACCGACAATGTTGACCAGCAGGGTCCCGGCCGGGAATTTCCAATCAGAGGTATGGTGCAACACCAGGCCGCCGAGTTTATACCGCGCGACGGCACCGAGGCCGCCGCCGATCCCGATAGTCAGCAGATGTTTCATGCCGTGAGGTTATCCTCCGAGGAGGTACGCAAACATCAGCGGGGCGACGATCGAGGCGTCCGATTCGATCACAAAACGGGGGGTGGAACCATCCAGTTTGCCCCAGGTGATCTTTTCGTTCGGGACGGCGCCGGAGTAAGAGCCGTAGGAGGTGGTGGAGTCCGAGATCTGGCAGAAATAACCCCAGTATTTGGCCTTCTGCTTCAAATCCTGATTGATCAGCGGCACCACGCAGATCGGAAAATCCCCCGCGATCCCGCCGCCGATCTGGAAAAAACCGATGGAGGCACGGGTGCTGTTTTCTTTGTACCAGTCGACGAGGCAGGCCATCAGGTGCAGACCGGATTTGACAAGACCGAAATCGGACAGTTTCTTTTTGATCACGTTCGCCACAAAGACATTCCCCAGGGTGGAGTCCTCCCAGCCCGGCACAAAAATCGGCAGCTTCTTTTCGCAGGCGGCGATCATCCAGGAATCGCGCGGGTCGATCTGGTAACTCTTGGCGAGGGTGCCGCTCTCGAGGAGTTGGTAGAGGTATTCGTGGGGGAACCAACTCTTTTTTTCCTTGTCCGCCTTTTGCCAGAAGTGCAACAGCTCCCGTTCGATCCGGCGCATCGCCTCTTCTTCCGGGATGCAGGTATCGGTCACCCGGTTCATCCCGCGGTCGCGGAGTTTCACTTCCTCCTCGGCGGTGAGGTGGCGGTAGTGCGGGACCCGTTCGTAATGTTCGTGCGCGACGAGGTTGAAAATATCCTCTTCCAGATTGGCGCCGGTACAGCAGATCGCCTGGA includes:
- a CDS encoding deoxyhypusine synthase family protein; amino-acid sequence: MNCVERARVLDKQSFPLPDSRDYQAVRAFIKNHFRHFNAAVVVDAAEAYEDFCKKGGKMFMTLAGAMSTGEIGVTLAEMIRRDKVQAICCTGANLEEDIFNLVAHEHYERVPHYRHLTAEEEVKLRDRGMNRVTDTCIPEEEAMRRIERELLHFWQKADKEKKSWFPHEYLYQLLESGTLAKSYQIDPRDSWMIAACEKKLPIFVPGWEDSTLGNVFVANVIKKKLSDFGLVKSGLHLMACLVDWYKENSTRASIGFFQIGGGIAGDFPICVVPLINQDLKQKAKYWGYFCQISDSTTSYGSYSGAVPNEKITWGKLDGSTPRFVIESDASIVAPLMFAYLLGG
- the crcB gene encoding fluoride efflux transporter CrcB; its protein translation is MKHLLTIGIGGGLGAVARYKLGGLVLHHTSDWKFPAGTLLVNIVGCLAAGLLAGLVEKQDLFGPETRIFLFTGLLGGFTTFSAFGLETIYLFQRHELFLASLNIVLSVLCGLLAIGLGLKMMS